The Tenrec ecaudatus isolate mTenEca1 chromosome 6, mTenEca1.hap1, whole genome shotgun sequence genome has a window encoding:
- the ZNF740 gene encoding zinc finger protein 740 — MAQASLLACEGLSGVSLVPTAASKKMMLSQIASKQAENGERAGSPDVLRCSSQGHRKNTDKSRSRKDDDSLAEASHSKKTVKKVVVVEQNGSFQVKSPKNFICEHCLGAFRSSYHLKRHILIHTGEKPFECDVCDMRFIQKYHLERHKRVHSGEKPYQCERCHQCFSRTDRLLRHKRMCQGCQSKTSDGQFSL, encoded by the exons ATGGCTCAG GCAAGTCTCCTGGCTTGTGAAGGCCTATCAGGTGTGAGTTTGGTCCCCACTGCAGCCAGCAAGAAGATGATGCTGAGCCAGATTGCCAGCAAGCAGGCCGAGAATGGCGAGCGGGCAGGTAGCCCTGATGTGCTGAGGTGCTCAAGTCAG GGCCACCGAAAAAACACCGATAAGTCCCGGAGCCGCAAGGATGATGACAGCCTGGCTGAAGCCTCTCACTCAAAAAAGACTGTTAAAAAG gtggtggtagtggagcaAAATGGTTCTTTTCAAGTAAAGAGCCCCAAAAATTTTATTTGTGAACACTGCCTTGGAGCCTTTAGGAGCAGTTACCACCTCAAGAGACACATCCTTATTCACACTG GTGAGAAGCCATTTGAGTGTGACGTGTGTGATATGCGCTTCATCCAGAAGTACCACCTGGAGCGCCACAAGCGTGTACACAGCGGCGAGAAGCCTTATCAATGTGAGCGGTGTCATCAG TGCTTCTCTCGGACAGATCGATTACTCAGACACAAACGGATGTGCCAAGGGTGCCAGTCCAAGACTTCCGACGGGCAGTTTTCTCTATAG